From a region of the Triticum aestivum cultivar Chinese Spring chromosome 7D, IWGSC CS RefSeq v2.1, whole genome shotgun sequence genome:
- the LOC123170101 gene encoding uncharacterized protein: MATERFFRALVFCEAPLDGYGTSVLTAGGMNRLVVSRGSATPPEAVSSRVDAEKGQGSLSSKPLAQRRAGFELAFDGLNCFDTVVMH, translated from the coding sequence ATGGCCACGGAGAGGTTCTTCAGGGCGCTCGTCTTCTGCGAGGCGCCGCTTGACGGCTACGGCACCTCGGTGCTCACCGCCGGCGGGATGAACAGGCTGGTCGTCTCTCGAGGCAGTGCGACGCCGCCGGAGGCCGTGTCTAGCAGGGTTGACGCTGAGAAGGGGCAGGGTTCCTTGTCTAGCAAGCCGCTGGCGCAAAGGCGCGCTGGGTTCGAGCTGGCGTTCGACGGACTCAATTGCTTTGACACCGTCGTCATGCACTGA